One window of the Streptomyces sp. ITFR-21 genome contains the following:
- a CDS encoding RNA polymerase sigma factor SigF, giving the protein MPMSAHTAPTTYPRARTRTPSAGAQDARALTQVLFEQFGTLEAGTPEHTRVRAALIEVNLPLVRYAAARFRSRNEPMEDVVQVGTIGLINAIDRFDPERGVQFPTFAMPTVIGEIKRYFRDNVRTVHVPRRLHELWVQVSGAIEDLTVLHGRSPTTAEIAERLRLSEDEVLACLEAGRAYHATSLEAAQEGDGAPGLLDRLGYEDPALNGVEHRDLVRHLLVQLPERERRILLLRYFGNLTQSQISAELGVSQMHVSRLLSRSFARLRSANQLEA; this is encoded by the coding sequence ATGCCGATGTCGGCTCACACGGCGCCAACGACGTATCCCCGCGCCAGGACGCGGACGCCCAGCGCCGGCGCGCAGGACGCCAGGGCGCTCACCCAGGTGCTGTTCGAGCAGTTCGGCACGCTGGAGGCGGGCACGCCCGAGCACACCCGGGTACGGGCCGCCCTGATCGAGGTGAACCTGCCGCTGGTGCGGTACGCCGCCGCCCGCTTCCGCAGCCGCAACGAACCGATGGAGGACGTGGTCCAGGTCGGTACCATCGGCCTGATCAACGCCATCGACCGGTTCGACCCGGAGCGCGGGGTGCAGTTCCCGACCTTCGCGATGCCGACCGTGATCGGGGAGATCAAACGTTACTTCAGGGACAACGTGCGGACCGTCCACGTACCGCGCCGGCTGCACGAGCTGTGGGTCCAGGTCAGCGGCGCCATCGAGGACCTGACGGTGCTGCACGGCCGGTCCCCCACGACCGCGGAGATCGCCGAGCGGCTGCGGCTGTCCGAGGACGAGGTGCTGGCCTGCCTGGAGGCGGGCCGGGCCTACCACGCCACCTCCCTGGAGGCGGCGCAGGAGGGCGACGGCGCCCCGGGGCTGCTGGACCGCCTCGGCTACGAGGACCCGGCTCTCAACGGGGTCGAGCACCGCGACCTGGTCCGGCACCTGCTCGTCCAACTCCCCGAGCGGGAGCGGCGGATCCTGCTGCTCCGCTACTTCGGCAACCTGACCCAGTCCCAGATCAGCGCTGAGCTGGGGGTTTCCCAGATGCACGTGTCCCGGCTGCTCTCCCGCAGCTTCGCGCGGCTGAGGTCCGCAAACCAGCTTGAAGCGTAA
- a CDS encoding LytR C-terminal domain-containing protein — MSMLTPSGMGGKYRVTGNAYPRMRRPRRRGRILAAVVASVVVLSLFGWGALQLVDVFGGGDGDTKANAAPLDKPSCRPVPAPTRARPLGPLPQPTGVTLNVLNATSRGGLAKTTADALAGRGFKVARFGNAPDGYDQKVTQSALLVAGPAGEAAAREAGTQVAGSTVRIDPHRKDKTVDLLIGNAFATLATPAQAAAARVVAANPPPPKPVCAPVTTPAAKGGARRPGA, encoded by the coding sequence ATGAGCATGTTGACTCCCTCCGGGATGGGTGGGAAGTACCGGGTCACCGGTAACGCGTATCCGAGGATGCGCCGGCCCAGGCGCCGCGGCCGCATTCTGGCCGCCGTGGTCGCTTCGGTGGTCGTTCTGAGCCTGTTCGGCTGGGGGGCACTGCAGCTCGTCGACGTCTTCGGCGGCGGCGACGGCGACACCAAGGCGAACGCCGCACCGCTGGACAAGCCCAGTTGCCGACCGGTGCCCGCGCCGACCCGCGCCCGCCCGCTCGGTCCGCTGCCGCAGCCGACCGGGGTGACCCTCAACGTGCTCAACGCCACCTCGCGCGGCGGCCTGGCCAAGACCACCGCCGACGCGCTCGCCGGCCGGGGCTTCAAGGTCGCAAGGTTCGGCAACGCGCCGGACGGCTACGACCAGAAGGTCACCCAGTCGGCGCTGCTGGTCGCGGGTCCGGCGGGCGAGGCGGCGGCCCGTGAGGCCGGTACGCAGGTGGCGGGCTCGACGGTGCGGATCGATCCGCACCGCAAGGACAAGACGGTCGACCTGCTCATCGGCAACGCCTTCGCGACACTGGCCACACCGGCGCAGGCCGCCGCGGCGCGGGTGGTCGCGGCGAACCCGCCGCCGCCCAAGCCGGTGTGCGCGCCGGTCACGACCCCGGCGGCAAAGGGCGGCGCCCGCCGGCCGGGCGCCTGA
- a CDS encoding tyrosine-type recombinase/integrase — protein MGEAVPAVVQLQSGKALSVWSAADVFLGLLANPNTARGYGIGIGKTAERLGEDRLLAAVVDDEVGEALELLWGTAAVNTWNARRAAVLSWLGWCADHGYDGPAAPAWVKRMTPPDSETQVRPKVMVDRLIARREDPLREKTLWRMLYETCARAEEILGTNIEDLDLAGRRAPVKAKGSAARRRGGRTRGDFVLETVHRDTGTARLLPRLLRGRTRGPVFVTHRRPNPGKVLGPRDVCPDTGLARLSYGQARALLDRHTAVRGPGTGWDLHEWRHSGLTHLGEASASLLMLMAKSRHRKPENVKRYFKPSPEAIAEVTGLLAPGDARR, from the coding sequence ATGGGGGAAGCGGTGCCCGCCGTCGTCCAGCTCCAGTCCGGGAAGGCGCTGAGCGTTTGGTCGGCGGCCGATGTCTTCCTCGGCTTACTCGCCAACCCGAACACCGCCCGCGGCTACGGCATCGGCATCGGGAAGACCGCCGAACGGCTCGGCGAGGACCGGCTCCTGGCGGCCGTGGTCGACGACGAGGTCGGCGAGGCGCTGGAACTGCTGTGGGGCACCGCCGCGGTCAACACCTGGAATGCCCGCCGCGCGGCGGTGCTGTCCTGGCTCGGCTGGTGCGCGGACCACGGCTACGACGGCCCGGCGGCCCCGGCCTGGGTGAAGCGGATGACCCCGCCGGACTCCGAGACCCAGGTTCGGCCGAAGGTGATGGTCGACCGGCTCATCGCCCGCCGGGAGGACCCGCTGCGGGAGAAGACGCTGTGGCGGATGCTCTACGAGACCTGTGCGCGGGCCGAGGAGATCCTCGGGACGAACATCGAGGACCTCGACCTGGCCGGCCGGCGGGCGCCGGTAAAGGCCAAGGGATCCGCCGCCCGCCGCCGGGGCGGCCGGACGCGCGGGGACTTCGTGCTGGAGACGGTCCACCGGGACACCGGTACCGCGCGGCTGCTGCCCCGGCTGCTGCGCGGCCGCACCCGTGGCCCGGTGTTCGTCACTCATCGCCGCCCCAACCCCGGCAAGGTGCTCGGGCCGCGCGACGTGTGCCCGGACACCGGGCTGGCCCGGCTGTCGTACGGTCAGGCTCGCGCCTTGCTGGACCGGCACACCGCGGTCCGCGGGCCGGGCACCGGATGGGATCTGCACGAGTGGCGGCACTCCGGCCTGACCCACCTCGGCGAGGCCAGCGCGAGCCTGCTGATGCTCATGGCCAAGTCCCGACACCGCAAGCCGGAGAACGTTAAGCGGTACTTCAAGCCGTCGCCGGAGGCGATCGCCGAGGTGACCGGTCTGCTGGCGCCGGGGGACGCCCGGCGCTGA
- a CDS encoding MFS transporter, translated as MRRQNGLGEDFRRLWAGYAVSAAGSAVGSGALPLIALLTLHASTFRVSLLAGLSAVASAAIALPLGVRIEYRLKRPVMMTADVLCFLVLASVPAAAVLGVLTYAQLCVVGVVQTAALVAFNAASGAHLKALVAPEGRIRANSAFETTSWVTMSAGPPMGGLLIGVLGTTATMAVDAASFLGSATGIHRIRRPEPAPPPRTDPPHLWHDVTSGWRHLLARRGLRALFFNALLFGGPVMMASPLMAVLMLRNLGLTPWQYGLALGLPCLGGVLGSQVTPALTRRLGPRRVLLVSGVARAPWLLLLPLAPSGAFGVGVIVAIDFGLLFAAGVFNPSFSTYRMEATDDAFMSRVVTSWSVSSRAVQALFMVGGGLVAGVVGVRPALVISGVLCLASALLLPWRDPQTAAAPATQAEPAAVTPEPESAARD; from the coding sequence TTGCGTCGTCAGAACGGACTGGGTGAGGATTTCCGCAGACTGTGGGCCGGTTACGCGGTCAGTGCCGCGGGCAGCGCGGTCGGCTCGGGGGCGCTGCCGTTGATCGCGCTGCTGACCCTGCATGCCTCGACGTTCCGGGTGTCGCTCCTGGCGGGGCTGTCGGCGGTCGCCAGTGCGGCGATCGCGCTGCCGCTCGGCGTGCGGATCGAGTACCGCCTCAAGCGTCCGGTGATGATGACCGCGGACGTACTGTGCTTCCTGGTGCTGGCGAGCGTGCCGGCCGCCGCGGTCCTGGGGGTGCTGACCTACGCGCAATTGTGCGTCGTGGGCGTCGTGCAGACAGCGGCATTGGTGGCGTTCAACGCGGCGAGCGGCGCACATCTGAAGGCGCTCGTGGCACCGGAGGGGCGGATCCGGGCCAATAGCGCCTTCGAGACGACGAGCTGGGTCACCATGAGCGCGGGTCCGCCGATGGGCGGTCTGCTGATCGGTGTGCTGGGCACGACGGCGACGATGGCGGTGGACGCGGCCTCCTTCCTTGGCTCGGCCACCGGGATCCACCGCATCCGCCGACCGGAACCTGCCCCGCCCCCCCGCACCGACCCGCCGCACCTGTGGCATGACGTCACCTCCGGCTGGCGCCACCTGCTGGCCCGGCGCGGGTTGCGGGCGTTGTTCTTCAACGCATTGCTGTTCGGCGGTCCCGTCATGATGGCCTCGCCCCTGATGGCCGTGCTCATGCTGCGCAACCTGGGCCTGACACCGTGGCAGTACGGCCTAGCGCTCGGTCTGCCATGCCTGGGCGGGGTACTCGGTTCGCAGGTCACGCCCGCGCTGACCCGGCGCCTGGGACCGCGCCGGGTACTGCTGGTGTCCGGAGTGGCGCGCGCGCCCTGGCTGCTCCTGCTGCCGCTGGCACCTTCCGGTGCGTTCGGCGTGGGCGTGATCGTCGCCATCGACTTCGGGCTGCTGTTCGCCGCCGGGGTGTTCAACCCGTCGTTCTCGACGTACCGGATGGAAGCGACGGACGATGCGTTCATGTCCCGCGTCGTCACCAGTTGGTCGGTCAGCTCGCGGGCGGTGCAGGCGTTGTTCATGGTCGGCGGCGGTCTGGTCGCCGGCGTCGTCGGCGTTCGCCCGGCTCTCGTGATCTCCGGGGTGCTGTGCCTGGCCAGCGCGCTCCTTCTGCCATGGCGCGATCCTCAAACCGCCGCCGCTCCCGCCACGCAAGCGGAGCCAGCGGCTGTCACTCCCGAGCCCGAGTCCGCGGCACGGGACTGA
- a CDS encoding aldo/keto reductase, with protein MARIGNSELDVHPLSLGGNVFGWTADEEHSFAVLDAYAAAGGNFVDSADRYADGQSETIIGRWLDSRGRRDDFVVATKVGAGTKFPGLKPDTIRAAAEASLRRLGADRIDLYYTHVDDPEVPVEEIITALDGLVKAGKVRAIGASNISPERLAASLDFSEREGLARYEILQPHYSLVERAEYEGPLLDLVAARGLSAAPYFALAAGFLTGKYRPDAEAVVSVRASRAAAYLEQERGPKVLAALDEVAAAHGVEPASVALAWLAAQPTVVAPIASARTVEQLPALLAFVDLKLTGEEIAALTAASA; from the coding sequence ATGGCACGCATCGGAAACTCTGAACTCGACGTCCACCCCCTCTCCCTCGGCGGCAACGTCTTCGGCTGGACCGCCGACGAGGAGCACTCCTTCGCCGTTTTGGACGCCTACGCCGCGGCCGGCGGGAACTTCGTGGACTCCGCGGACCGCTACGCCGACGGGCAGTCCGAGACGATCATCGGCCGGTGGCTGGACAGCCGCGGCCGGCGGGACGACTTCGTCGTGGCCACCAAGGTCGGGGCCGGCACCAAGTTCCCGGGCCTGAAGCCGGACACCATCCGGGCGGCGGCCGAAGCCTCGCTGCGCCGGCTCGGCGCCGACCGCATCGACCTCTACTACACGCACGTCGACGACCCCGAGGTCCCGGTCGAGGAGATCATCACCGCGCTGGACGGCCTGGTGAAGGCGGGCAAGGTGCGGGCCATCGGCGCCTCCAACATATCCCCCGAGCGGCTCGCCGCCTCACTGGACTTCTCCGAGCGCGAGGGCCTGGCCCGGTACGAGATCCTCCAGCCGCACTACAGCCTGGTCGAACGGGCCGAGTACGAGGGCCCGCTGCTGGACCTGGTGGCCGCACGCGGCCTGTCGGCGGCGCCGTACTTCGCGCTGGCGGCCGGTTTCCTCACCGGCAAGTACCGGCCGGACGCCGAGGCGGTGGTGAGCGTCAGGGCGTCGCGGGCAGCGGCGTACCTGGAGCAGGAGCGCGGCCCGAAGGTGCTCGCCGCCCTGGACGAGGTGGCCGCCGCGCACGGCGTCGAGCCCGCCTCGGTGGCGCTGGCCTGGCTGGCGGCCCAGCCGACCGTGGTCGCGCCGATCGCCAGCGCCCGCACCGTCGAGCAGCTCCCGGCCCTGCTGGCGTTCGTGGACCTGAAGCTGACCGGCGAGGAGATCGCGGCGCTGACCGCCGCCTCCGCCTGA
- the upp gene encoding uracil phosphoribosyltransferase: MRLHVVDHPLVAHKLTTLRDERTDSPTFRRLADELVTLLAYEATRDVRTEQVDIRTPVAPTTGVRLSHPRPLVVPILRAGLGMLDGMVRLLPTAEVGFLGMVRDEHTLEAQTYATRMPEDLSGRQVYVVDPMLATGGTLVTAIRLLIDRGADDVTALCLLAAPEGVQVMERELAGESVTVVTAAVDERLNEHGFIVPGLGDAGDRLYGTVA, from the coding sequence ATGCGTCTCCACGTTGTCGACCACCCGCTGGTCGCGCACAAGCTCACCACCCTGCGCGACGAGCGCACCGACTCCCCGACCTTCCGCCGGCTGGCCGATGAACTGGTCACCCTGCTCGCCTACGAGGCCACCCGGGACGTCAGGACCGAGCAGGTCGACATCCGCACCCCGGTCGCGCCCACCACCGGGGTGCGGCTGTCCCACCCGCGCCCCTTGGTGGTGCCGATCCTGCGGGCCGGGCTCGGCATGCTCGACGGCATGGTGCGGCTGCTGCCGACCGCCGAGGTCGGCTTCCTCGGCATGGTCCGCGACGAGCACACCCTGGAGGCGCAGACGTACGCCACCCGGATGCCGGAGGACCTCTCCGGCCGGCAGGTGTACGTGGTCGACCCGATGCTGGCCACCGGCGGCACCCTGGTGACGGCGATCCGGCTGCTGATCGACCGCGGCGCCGACGACGTGACCGCGCTGTGCCTGCTGGCCGCGCCCGAGGGCGTGCAGGTCATGGAACGGGAACTGGCGGGCGAATCGGTCACCGTGGTCACCGCGGCGGTCGACGAGCGGCTCAACGAGCACGGCTTCATCGTGCCGGGCCTCGGAGACGCCGGCGACCGGCTGTACGGCACGGTCGCCTAG
- a CDS encoding nucleoside deaminase: MRIALAEAEHAPLTGDVPVGAVVLDPDGSVIARARNEREATGDPTAHAEVLAIRRAAARLGRWRLTGCTLAVTLEPCTMCAGAIVLSRLDRVVYAAPDPKAGAAGSLWDLVRDRRLNHRPEVIPHVLPAPAAALLTGFFRPKDF, translated from the coding sequence ATGCGGATCGCCCTGGCCGAGGCCGAGCACGCCCCGCTCACCGGTGACGTACCGGTGGGCGCGGTCGTGCTGGACCCGGACGGCTCGGTCATCGCCCGCGCCCGCAACGAGCGGGAGGCCACCGGCGACCCGACCGCGCACGCGGAGGTGCTGGCCATCCGCCGCGCCGCGGCCCGCCTCGGCCGGTGGCGGCTGACCGGCTGCACCCTGGCCGTCACCCTCGAGCCCTGCACGATGTGCGCGGGCGCGATCGTGCTGTCCCGGCTGGACCGCGTCGTCTACGCCGCCCCCGACCCCAAGGCCGGGGCGGCCGGCTCCCTGTGGGACCTCGTCCGCGACCGCCGCCTCAACCACCGCCCCGAGGTCATCCCGCACGTCCTCCCCGCCCCCGCCGCCGCCCTCCTCACCGGCTTCTTCCGCCCAAAGGATTTCTGA
- a CDS encoding RNA polymerase sigma factor SigF, whose amino-acid sequence MSVQVGSPKVLRHESHGPDAPHESLHTEAIDTRTLSRSLFLRLAELPVDSPERTYVRDTLIELNLPLVRYAAARFRSRNEPMEDIVQVGTIGLIKAIDRFDCERGVEFPTFAMPTIVGEVKRFFRDTSWSVRVPRRLQELRLALTKASDELSQRLDRSPTVAELAICLGVSEEDVVDGLAVGNAYTASSLDSPPPEDDGSEGTLADRLGYEDSALEGVEYRESLKPLLAQLPPRERQIIMLRFFANMTQSQIGEEVGISQMHVSRLLTRTLAQLRDGLTAEA is encoded by the coding sequence ATGTCCGTACAGGTGGGCAGTCCCAAGGTGCTCCGCCATGAATCCCATGGCCCCGACGCACCGCACGAGTCTCTTCACACGGAGGCCATCGACACCCGTACGCTGTCCCGTTCACTGTTCCTGCGACTGGCGGAACTGCCGGTGGACAGCCCGGAACGCACCTATGTACGCGACACGCTCATCGAGCTGAACCTGCCGCTGGTGCGGTACGCGGCGGCGCGCTTCCGCAGCCGCAACGAACCGATGGAGGACATCGTCCAGGTCGGCACCATCGGCCTGATCAAGGCGATCGACCGGTTCGACTGCGAGCGCGGGGTGGAGTTCCCGACCTTCGCGATGCCGACCATCGTCGGTGAGGTGAAGCGGTTCTTCCGGGACACCTCTTGGTCGGTCCGGGTCCCGCGGCGGCTGCAGGAGCTGCGGCTGGCGCTCACCAAGGCCAGCGACGAGCTGTCGCAGCGGCTGGACCGCTCCCCGACCGTGGCCGAACTCGCGATCTGCCTCGGGGTGTCGGAGGAGGACGTGGTCGACGGCCTGGCGGTCGGCAACGCGTACACCGCCAGCTCGCTGGACTCCCCGCCGCCGGAGGACGACGGCAGCGAGGGCACCCTCGCCGACCGCCTCGGCTACGAGGACTCCGCCCTCGAAGGCGTCGAGTACCGGGAGTCGCTGAAGCCGCTGCTGGCCCAGCTGCCGCCGCGCGAGCGTCAGATCATCATGCTGCGCTTCTTCGCGAACATGACGCAGTCGCAGATCGGCGAGGAGGTCGGCATCTCGCAGATGCACGTCTCCCGGCTGCTGACCCGGACCCTGGCCCAGTTGCGGGACGGGCTGACCGCGGAGGCGTGA
- a CDS encoding Dabb family protein, with the protein MIRHLVLFKLNEGVEQDEPRVVAGAKAFAELGALVPEVATWECGWNISERPIAYDFAINSSVADPAALGRYAAHPAHQAVVAQWAEFATWVVADYPF; encoded by the coding sequence ATGATCCGGCACCTGGTGCTCTTCAAGCTGAACGAGGGCGTCGAGCAGGACGAGCCGCGGGTGGTCGCGGGCGCCAAGGCGTTCGCCGAACTCGGCGCGCTGGTGCCGGAGGTGGCGACCTGGGAGTGCGGCTGGAACATCAGCGAGCGGCCGATCGCGTATGACTTCGCCATCAACTCCTCGGTCGCGGACCCGGCGGCCCTCGGGCGGTACGCGGCGCACCCCGCGCACCAGGCGGTGGTGGCCCAGTGGGCCGAGTTCGCCACCTGGGTGGTCGCCGACTACCCGTTCTGA
- a CDS encoding type II toxin-antitoxin system VapB family antitoxin, whose product MIFKRIGNGRPYPDHGRVSTREWADVAPRPVRLDQLVTTKGQLDLETLLAEDSTFYGDLFAHVVKWQGDLYLEDGLHRAVRAALQQRQVLHARVLEMD is encoded by the coding sequence GTGATCTTCAAGCGCATCGGAAACGGGCGGCCGTACCCGGACCACGGCCGGGTCAGCACGCGCGAGTGGGCGGACGTCGCCCCGCGTCCCGTGCGGCTCGACCAACTGGTGACCACCAAGGGACAGCTCGACCTCGAGACGCTGCTCGCCGAGGATTCCACCTTCTACGGGGATCTCTTCGCCCACGTCGTGAAATGGCAGGGCGACCTCTACCTGGAGGACGGCCTGCACCGGGCGGTGCGCGCGGCGCTGCAGCAGCGGCAGGTGCTCCACGCCCGGGTCCTGGAGATGGACTGA
- a CDS encoding DnaJ family domain-containing protein, whose amino-acid sequence MTERKPPGVSFESWTDKQIREAEARGAFADLPGVGKPLPALNPAVEKHRNENRR is encoded by the coding sequence ATGACCGAACGCAAGCCGCCCGGTGTTTCCTTCGAGTCCTGGACCGACAAGCAGATCCGTGAGGCGGAGGCGCGCGGCGCGTTCGCCGACCTGCCGGGGGTCGGCAAGCCGCTGCCCGCGCTGAACCCGGCGGTTGAGAAACATCGGAACGAAAACCGGCGCTAA
- a CDS encoding PPOX class F420-dependent oxidoreductase translates to MAPDIATNTDVTLEELLDFVRPRHHAILLTTRRDGRPQGSPLTCGVDDSGRIVVSTYPERAKTRNAARDPRVSVIVLSDDFGGPWVQVDGSAEVIDSPASVEPLVEYFRNISGEHPDWAEYREAMVRQGKSVIRVTPERWGPVATGGFPARLA, encoded by the coding sequence ATGGCTCCCGACATCGCCACGAACACCGACGTCACGCTGGAAGAGCTGCTGGACTTCGTCCGTCCGCGGCACCACGCGATCCTGCTCACCACCCGCCGGGACGGCCGGCCGCAGGGCTCACCGCTCACCTGCGGGGTGGACGACTCCGGGCGGATCGTCGTCTCCACCTACCCCGAACGGGCCAAGACCCGCAACGCCGCGCGCGACCCGCGGGTCAGCGTCATCGTGCTCTCCGACGACTTCGGCGGCCCCTGGGTCCAGGTCGACGGCTCCGCCGAGGTCATCGACAGCCCCGCGTCGGTCGAACCGCTGGTCGAGTACTTCCGGAACATCTCCGGCGAGCACCCGGACTGGGCGGAGTACCGCGAGGCCATGGTCCGCCAGGGCAAGTCCGTCATCCGCGTCACCCCCGAGCGCTGGGGCCCGGTGGCCACGGGCGGCTTCCCGGCCAGGCTGGCGTAG
- a CDS encoding alpha/beta hydrolase: protein MSEQPTGRPTGPAEPTEPPAATEPPAAAEPTAAAEPTAAAEPTAAGEGSGAADLTKAAEAAGTAQAAEPTGPAAEPRATIVLVHGLWMTPHSWQPWIDRFTAEGHTVYAPAWPGVSELDQPLDHDRAPSDIGVTEIVDHYDAFIRTLPEPPVIIGHSFGGLVTQILLDRGLGSAGVALHPAQPRGVLRLPLSTLRASFPVLGNPANIKKAVALDDAQFHYSFANTVSAAQAAEERARFAIPGPGRPLFQAGLANFTPRGRAATTVDFHNGDRAPLLLVSGTEDHIVPAAVVHENFTRFGRSKAVTDYKAYRGRDHGTAFHEGWEDVADHALAWALEHRTTAG from the coding sequence ATGTCAGAGCAGCCGACCGGGCGGCCCACCGGGCCCGCCGAGCCGACAGAACCCCCCGCGGCGACAGAACCCCCCGCGGCGGCGGAACCGACCGCGGCGGCGGAACCGACCGCGGCGGCGGAACCGACCGCGGCGGGGGAAGGCAGCGGGGCCGCGGACCTCACGAAGGCCGCCGAGGCCGCCGGGACCGCGCAGGCCGCCGAGCCGACCGGACCGGCCGCCGAGCCGCGGGCGACCATCGTGCTCGTCCACGGCCTGTGGATGACCCCGCACAGCTGGCAGCCGTGGATCGACCGCTTCACCGCCGAAGGGCACACCGTGTACGCCCCGGCCTGGCCCGGCGTCTCCGAACTGGACCAGCCGCTGGACCACGACCGGGCCCCGTCCGACATCGGCGTCACCGAGATCGTCGACCACTACGACGCGTTCATCCGCACGCTGCCCGAGCCGCCGGTCATCATCGGTCACTCCTTCGGCGGCCTGGTCACGCAGATCCTGCTCGACCGGGGCCTGGGCAGCGCGGGCGTGGCCCTGCACCCGGCGCAGCCGCGCGGTGTGCTGCGGCTGCCGCTGTCCACCCTGCGGGCCTCGTTCCCGGTCCTGGGCAACCCGGCGAACATCAAGAAGGCCGTCGCGCTGGACGACGCCCAGTTCCACTACTCCTTCGCCAACACCGTCTCCGCCGCCCAGGCGGCCGAGGAGCGGGCCCGGTTCGCGATCCCCGGCCCGGGGCGCCCGCTGTTCCAGGCCGGCCTGGCCAACTTCACGCCCAGGGGCCGCGCCGCCACCACCGTCGACTTCCACAACGGCGACCGCGCGCCGCTGCTGCTGGTCTCCGGCACGGAGGACCACATCGTCCCGGCCGCGGTCGTCCACGAGAACTTCACCAGGTTCGGCAGGAGCAAGGCGGTCACCGACTACAAGGCGTACCGGGGCCGCGACCACGGCACCGCCTTCCACGAGGGCTGGGAGGACGTCGCCGACCACGCCCTGGCCTGGGCGCTGGAGCACCGCACCACCGCCGGCTGA
- a CDS encoding TetR/AcrR family transcriptional regulator, whose amino-acid sequence MSGEAPVGPAARHQESGRPQPRERLLEAASALFYAEGIRSIGVDRLIAEAQVTKATFYRHFPTKDDLVVAYLRGRDEGIRAQLAGAARAVGDDPRGTLGLLLDGLAAEVCGPGFRGCPFINAAAEYPDAAHPVRLLIEEHRAWFRAALLTLATGCGHSDPEAAAAALFLLRDGAMVGGYLDGDSARRSLAQAAGAIVGGVL is encoded by the coding sequence ATGAGCGGAGAGGCGCCCGTCGGCCCGGCGGCACGACACCAGGAAAGCGGTAGGCCGCAGCCACGGGAGCGGCTGCTGGAAGCGGCCTCCGCGCTCTTCTACGCGGAGGGCATCCGGTCCATCGGGGTGGACCGGCTGATCGCCGAGGCCCAGGTCACCAAGGCCACCTTCTACCGCCACTTCCCCACCAAGGACGACCTGGTCGTGGCGTATCTGCGCGGTCGGGACGAGGGCATCCGCGCCCAGTTGGCCGGCGCCGCGCGGGCCGTCGGCGACGACCCGCGCGGGACCCTCGGCCTGCTGCTGGACGGCCTGGCCGCCGAGGTCTGCGGGCCGGGCTTCCGGGGCTGCCCGTTCATCAACGCCGCCGCCGAGTACCCCGACGCCGCCCACCCGGTGCGGCTGCTCATCGAGGAACACCGGGCGTGGTTCCGCGCCGCCCTGCTCACGCTGGCCACCGGCTGCGGCCATTCCGACCCGGAGGCCGCCGCGGCGGCGCTGTTCCTGCTGCGCGACGGCGCCATGGTCGGCGGCTACCTGGACGGCGACAGCGCCCGCCGCTCGCTCGCCCAGGCGGCCGGGGCCATCGTCGGCGGGGTGCTCTGA